In the genome of Gemmatimonadaceae bacterium, the window AACATCCACCACCGGTGCGGCCGGTACTTCGCGTTCGGCAATGCACGCCAATCGACTCGGCTCGCGGTACTGGGCGACTCGCCGCAAGAGGACGTCGGCCGTATCGGTCGGCAACTCGTGCGCCGCGAGCAGGGCATGCAGCCGAATGAGGTAAGGCTCGGCGGTCGAGGGTTGACCCGCAACCATGGCGAGGCGAGCCGCGTTCTCAAGCACGGACGACAGGCGCAGATCTTCGTCGCCCGCGCTGCGTTCGATGCCGGCAATGGCGCGCGTCATGAGTCCGAGCGCTTCATCCGTGCGTCCGACCGCCCCCAACATCACCGCGAGATCGGCGCGCGCGCGCGCTACAGCGATCGCGTCCTCACCTACCAGCGCCGCGCGCAAGGAGCACGCGCGCTGGGCATGCCGAATCCCGTCCTCGGCCCGTCCTGCGCGGAAACTGGCCTGCGCCAGATTGTTGAGGATCAGCGCCAGCGCTTCGTGCGAGGCGACATCACCCGGTGCGGCGGCGACCTCGGCGGCCGTGGAAAACGCCTCGGCCGCATCCGACCAGGCCCCCACAGCCGCATACGCGAGTCCGCGGGCGTTATCGTCGCTCCAAACATCGCGCGTCGCGCGCGGGTCCGCCGTGAGTCCGAGCATTGCGAAAGCTTGACGCCTCGTCGAGGGGATCGTCACCGCACTGTGCCCGTGCGGTGACAGTCGTGCTGGGAGCGAACGGAATGCCAGTGCCGGCACTGTTCTGCCGACGAAATCGGGAGGCGGAATATGTGGACTGCCGAGCTCAAGCGCGATGGACGCGTAATCTCGAATCCGGAAGATTTCCACGCAAATTGTGGAAATCCCCATTTGCGTCGTCTGCTGCTACCGAAGGGTCTGGTATCGCTGCATCATCCTCACGTGCTGAGACTTCCCACTTTCCGATTCCGCGCCGCTGGTTCAGTCGGCGGCCTGCTCGCCCTCCTGCTGCTTCCGGGTGCGCAGGCCTGTGAAAAGAAATCGGATGGCGTCACCATCAGTGGTGACGTCGCGGGGTTGGACTCCATTGGACTGCGGGGCGATTCACTGATCGCGCGGGCCGACCGAATGCCGTCAACCATTGACTCCCTGCGCGCCATCGCTGAAGGAAAGGTCCCGCGACCGCGCGTCGTTGCGGGGACCAAGGGCGATTCGGCGGCGCCCAAGGCGCCGGTCACCAATCCGATCGTCGGGGGAACCGGCGCATCCATCACCCTGCGTGCGCAAGCGCGGGGCGACTCGATGGCCCGCGCGGCGGCATTGCGTTTGGTCTACGGCAACAGCTCCGGACGTTCACGCGGTGATACCGTGCGAGGCGTGGTCACGCTGATTGGTGCCGAGCCGGCAAAACAAGTGGTGTTGCGCACGGTGGATGGGAGCAGGACCATTGCCATGAGCGGCATGGTGACCACGGGCTTGTCGCGCCTCGCTGGCGTGGAACTGATGGTCCGCGGCGTGATGATCACGCCGCTCGATATTGTGGTCTCCGAATTCGTCGTCCGCGCCGCCAATGGGGTGCCGGCATTCGACGGAAAACTCGCCAGCGACGGCAACGGAAGCTTCCTGCAGCTTACGGACGGTTCGGGACGCAAGCGCATCGGCGCGTTGCCGTCACCGCTGCAAGGGCTTGACGGCACGCGAGTATGGATTGCGCTGAAGCCGGGTGCACGCAGCGCCACGGCGTACGGCGTCATTGGTCGCCGGTAGCTCCGTCCACCGCGCCGGTCATGATCGCCACGGCGTCGGACATGTTGGACTGACGCGGGTCCAGAATCGCCGCGCGCCGTCCCAGCCGTTGCACGTGGATACGATCGGCCACGGCAAACACGTTCGGCATGTTGTGGCTGATCAGCACCACCGACAGTCCACGATCGCGGATGCGGCGAATCAACGACAACACGGTGGCACCTTCACGGACGCCCAGCGCCGCCGTGGGTTCATCAAGGATCACCACATACGCCCTGCCGTTGCCCGCCCGATAACGTTTCCAGCGGCTGGGTGATGGACTGCACGCGAATGTCGAGCGCGGCCAGGTGCTCGGCGGCTTCGCGTTGCATGCGCGCGTGATCCAGCAACCGAAGCAGTCGACCACTCGGACCGCTGCGACGGATTTCCCGCCCGAGAAACAGATTCTCCGCAATGGACATGGCGGGAGCGACGGCCAGGTCCTGATACACCGTCTCGATACCGAGCTCCCGCGCCTGCAGCGGATGACGCAAGCGCACGACGGCACCATCGAGTCGGATTTCACCGCTGTCCGGCGCGAGTGCCCCGGAGAGCATCTTGATCAGTGTTGACTTGCCGGCGCCGTTGTCACCGATGACGGCCATGACTTCGCCGGTACGTACTTCGAAATCGGTACCATCGAGCGCGACCACGTGTCCGAAGCGCTTGGTCAGTCCTCGCGCTTCGAGCGCCAGAGGAAGGACCACCGCGGACTCGTCCGCCGCACGCATCGCGGTCACGGCTGACGCGACCATTGGTCGAGTGCGACGGCGACAATCACCAGCACGCCGGTCACCAACACCTGGTAGATCGACGAGACGCCCATCAGCGTCAAGCCGTTCCGGAACACGCCAACGATCAACGCCCCGACCAGCGTACCCAATACCAGTCCACGCCCACCAAACAGGCTGGTGCCGCCCAACACCACGGCAGTCACCGTGTCGAGATTCTCTGTTTGGCCCGCTTGTGGATCTCCAACCCCGGTGCGTGCAACGGACAGCAGTGCCGCGAGGCCGTAACAGACGCCGGCCACGGCATACACACCCACCACGACCCGGTCAGTCGAGATACCCGCCAGTCGCGCCGCCTCCCGATGATTCCCGACGGCGTAGACATGACGCCCCGCCGCCGTTTCGCGAAGCCACAGCCAGGCCAGCACATACAGTCCGAGCATCAACACCACACCGTAGGTGACCGGGGCATTCCCGACGCGAATCGTGGTGCCGAGCCAGGTCATCAGCGGCGGGACATCCGTGACGCTCTGCGATCGGGAGAGCAACTGCGTGGCCGCGAAGGCAATGTTCATGGTACCAAGCGTGACAATGAACGGTGGCAGCTTCACGCGAGTGACCAGCAGTCCGTTGATCAGGCCGACGGCGGCGGTCACGCCAATGCCTGCCGACATCGCGGCCATTGGAGGCCACCCGGAGGCCGCCGCGAGCTTTGTCATGACGACCGCTCCCAGTGCCATGACGAGGCCGCAGGAGAGATCGATGCCGGCGGTGAGAATCACCAGCGTCTGGCCGATGGCGAGCACACCGACCACCATCACCTGTTGCAGGATCAGCGCGAAATTCTCACTCGCCAGGAACCGCGGAGACTGCGTGCTGAAAACCACGCAGGCCAGCAGCAAGGCAATGAACGGTCCAAGAGTCGCGAGGGATCGTGCCCTCAACGATCGCCCCAGCACACCGCCAAGGCACTGTCGGCGGTGACGCTCGGCACGCCAGTCAGCGGGCGCGCGGTGATCAGCTGGACGCCCGTATCGGTGTAGCCGCTGGGTTTCGTACCGGTTTTCGCAAAGCGCACGGCGGCATCCACGCCCATCTGCGCCATCTTGTGTGGATACTGCTGCGCCGTTGCGCCAAGTCGTCCCGCTTGTATGGCCTTGATACCCTGACAGCCGCCGTCGACGGACACCAGCACGACGCTGGCGGCTTTGCCTGCGCGTTCGAGCGCGTTGAACGCACCCGCCGCGGTCGGTTCATTGATGGTATAGACCACGTTGATGTCAGGGTTCTTCTGCAGACAGTTCTCCATCCCCGTCTGCCCCTTCGCCCGATCTCCGTAGCTGTCCGCCATGCAGACAACTTCCGACGGGCTCGCCAATTCATTGCTGGTGCGCGCGTTCGTCGGCAGGCCGATGCCCTTGAGAAATCCGTTGTGGCGCTGCGCACCCACGGGATGTCCCGGGAGCAGATCCAGCGTGGCAATACGCGGCGCCCGGTTACCCAGTGCCGCCTTGGCATATTCGCCAATCAACTCGCCGGCGCGATAGTTGTCGGTGGCAAAGAGTCCGTCCGTGGCATCGGGTGGATCGGCCGGGCTGTCGAGCGCGATCATCAACACACCCTGTGCGCGCGCCTTCCGGATGGCCGGCACGATGGCCTTCGAATCGTTGACCGTGATCAGAATCGTTTTCGCACCGGCCGCCACCATGTTTTCGATCGCCGTTACCTGCGCCGCATTGTCGCCGTCGTTCTTGCCTGCACCGGTCAGGAGGCGAAACCCTTGCGCGGCAGCGGCCGCCTCGGCGCCCTGTTTCATGGTGACGAAGAACGGATTGGTTTCAGTCTTCGTAATCAAACCGATAACTGGTTGGCTGTCGCCACTGCGACACCCGCCAATCGCGACCAACGCGGTCACCACAGCGGCGACCGACCAGCGGACGTCGTTCATGCGTGCGATGCCCACGTGGTCTCTCCTTTCGTGTAGGGCGCGCAGGGATCGAACCGTCCGGGCGATTCGACGTAGCGCATCGCTTTGGTGTAACCGATTTCCGACGTGAAGAACCCGAGCAGCGTGAGTTCCTTGATCATCCGGAAGTAGTGAGTGGGTTGTTCGGCCGTCTTGCCGGCCATGTATGCCTTCGCGTCCCGGTCGACCGATTCCAGCAGCGACAGGCGCTGCGCGGGTGTCGCCGCGACAAAGGACGTGGCGTGTGCCGTGACGCATGCCTGATTGAGCTGCGTCAGGCCGGTACGAAAGATCTCTTGGTCGCGCGTCGTGTAACAGTCGGTGACCATGAGCGCCAGAAAAGCGCCCACGTGCGCGGCTTTCGCACCCGGCGACTTTTCCGTGTCCGGCAGGATGGTGTCGGCGATCTCGTCGAGATAAGCGATATCGGCCGGCGTGAACGTGCCGATACCAGACGTCCCCGACGTCCCGTCGCGCGGGCGATCCGGCGAGCAGGCGGTCCAGAGCGCGCTGCCACCAACCAACGCGACGCCGCCCAGCATCGCGCTGACACGCTTGATCGCTTCACGTCGATGCATGACGTCCATTGAATCCGATGCTCGTGACATGTGGGTGCCGTGGTTCAGAGATTGCGACGGGAGAGCTCAGCCACCGCGTGATCGGCGGCCCGTGCGGTCAACGCCATGTACGTCAACGAAGGATTCTGGCAGGCTGCCGAGGTCATGGCCGACCCATCCGTGACAAAGACATTCGGCGCATCCCACACCTGATTGTGCTTGTTGAGCACGGAGGTCTTCGGATCGACGCCCATGCGCGCCGTCCCCATCTCGTGAATGCCCTGACCGGGGAAATAGCCGTTGTCGAACGTGTGCACATTCTTCACCCCGCACTGTTCGAGCATGTCCGCCATGTCGGCCATCATATCGACGCGCATGAGGCGCTCGTTCTCTCCGGTGGCACAATCAATCTTGAGTACCGGCAGTCCCCACTTGTCCTTCCTCGTGGGGTCCAACGAGATCTGATTGCCGTGGTCGGGAAGCATCTCGCCGAACGCCGTGGCACCAATCCCCCAGGCCCCCGGCTGAGCGGCGGCATCCTTGAAGTCGCCACCGATACCCAGTTCGGCAACGGCGCGTTGCCAGTTGGAGCGCCCGGCGCCGCCTTGATAGCCAAAACCGCGCAGATAGCCACGCTTGTCGCCAAACAGATTCCGGTAGCGGGGAACGTAGAACCCGGTCGGCCGACTGCCGTAGATGTACTTGTCCTCCATCCCCTCCAGTGTGCCGGACGCGCCCAGTCGGAAATGATGATCCATCAGGTTGTGTCCCAGTTCACCGGAACTGCTGCCCAGTCCGCCCGGCCAGATATCGGTGGCCGATCGCATCAACAACCATGTGGAATTCAGGGTCGAGGCGCACAGGAAGACGATCTTGGCCTGATAGTCGGTCACCTGATTCGTGATCGCATCAAGCACGCGAACACCACTGGCGCGCTTCCGATCGCGGTCGTACAGCACTTCGGTGACGATCGACCAGATCTTCATGGTCATCCGACCTGTCTTGACAGCGGCCGGTAGTGTCGAGGACTGCGAACTGAAGTAGGCGCCATATGGACACCCCAACCAGCACGCGTTGCGCGACTGACAGCGATTCCGACCCGGCAGTGGCTCGGTGAGATTGGCGGTCCGACCCGGAATGATGCGTCGCTTTCCGTTGAACAGCTTCTGCAGGCGGCCCGCCACGAGTTCCTCGGCACAGTTGAGCGGCATGGCGGGCTGGAATTGTCCGTCCGGCAACTGCGGCATGCCTTCGCGTGACCCGGCGATGCCCGCGAACTTCTCCACGTAGTCGTACCATGGCGCCAGATCGTGGTAGCGAATCGGCCAGTCGGTGGCGATGCCATCCTTGGCGTTCGCCGCGAAATCGAACGTGCTCCACCGATAGCTCTGACGTCCCCACATGAGCGACTTGCCGCCCACATGGTAGCCGCGAAACCAGTCGAAGCGCTTGACCTCGGTGTAGGGCGACTCGCGATCGTCGACCCAGAAGTCGAGGTTGGTTTCCTGCAACGGATAGTCGCGCTTGAGCACGGGATAGTGCGCGATCATCTCCTGCGTGCGACCGCCACGGTGCGGATATGCCCACGTCGGCTTGAAGGCGTTTACGTAGTCCTTGATGTGCTCGATGTTTCGACCCCGCTCGAGCACCAGCACGTTCAGGCCTTTCTCGGTGAGTTCCTTGGCGGCCCAGCCGCCGGAGATACCGGAACCCACGACAATCGCATCGTACTCGGTGGTCTGCATCACGCGCTCCGCAGGGATGGAACGAGGCGCGCAGGAAGGCGACGCGCCGACTGCTGCAGAGTATGCGGGTTGGACGGCGCGCGGGGTTACGCTCCCCAATCGATTGCGGTGTCAGCTTTCCCGGATCGCCGCCATCGGCGTCGCCCGGTAGACATCTCGGCTGGTCAGCCAACCGATCGCCATCGTCAGCAACAGCATCCCGCCGCCGATCATCGCCGTGGCGGCAATCGCGGGGTCGAATGGATCGTGGAAGACGAAATGCGTGATGCCCCACGCGCCCGCGAAGGCGAGCAGCATGCCGGTGAGCGCGCCAAGTGCGCCGAGCGCGCCGTATTCAGCCAACAGCACGCGCAGCACCTGCGCCCGCGATGCACCAAGGGTGCGCAACAGGACGCCCTCACGCAGCCGCGCGCGACGCGTGGCGGCGACCGCGCTGAAGAGCACCGGAATGCCCATGGCGATCGAGAAGACACCCAGGAATCGGATCGCGAGCACGACGCGGTTCACGATCGATCCGACCGTCTGCCGCACCAACGTGAGATCGAGACTCGAGACATTCGGGAACCGACGCACCACATCGCGCTGAATCGCGGCCAAGGCATCGCCCGGCGGGACATTGGCCACCAACACATACTGCTGCGGCGCGCGCCGGATGGCCTCAGGCGAAAGACCACAAAGAAGTTCGCTTCAAAGCGCGCCAAGTTCACCGTGCGCAGGCTGGTCACCACCGATCGGACCGGGACGCCCTGCACATTCCACGCGACCGTGTCGCCAAGCGTGCAGCGCCAGGTCCGTCGCCACATCTCGTTCGAACGACGCCGGAAAGGGCGCGTCAGGATTTGGCGCTGCCGCGCGCGCTTCGCGCTGTCAGGAAACCAGTGGCCCGCCTTGAGCACCTCCGAACCGACAATGGCCTCGCGATACGTCGAGCGATACTCGCGGCGCAGCGCCCAGCCCGCGCGCCGCACCCAGGTATCCGCCATGAGTTGGCGCCACGCTGCGTCCGTTCACCGCGTCAATGCGCATCGTCATGATCGGCGTGCGTTGCACGATCTCGTACGGCGTGCGCGCAACAGCGAATCCAGCGGCGGCGCCTGATCGTCCTGCACGTCGAAGAACAGGAGATTGCCGGCACTGGCGTCGGCGGACGACTGGACGCGACGCAGCAAGTTCGCCTGGACGAGATAGACGGTGCTGAGCAGAAAGGCTCCGAAGCCCAAGGCCAGGGTCACCGCCCGTGTCTGGTTGGCCGGACGGTGCAGGTTGGCAACGCCCTGACGCAACGTGAACGGCCACGAGGG includes:
- a CDS encoding ABC transporter permease, which produces MLGRSLRARSLATLGPFIALLLACVVFSTQSPRFLASENFALILQQVMVVGVLAIGQTLVILTAGIDLSCGLVMALGAVVMTKLAAASGWPPMAAMSAGIGVTAAVGLINGLLVTRVKLPPFIVTLGTMNIAFAATQLLSRSQSVTDVPPLMTWLGTTIRVGNAPVTYGVVLMLGLYVLAWLWLRETAAGRHVYAVGNHREAARLAGISTDRVVVGVYAVAGVCYGLAALLSVARTGVGDPQAGQTENLDTVTAVVLGGTSLFGGRGLVLGTLVGALIVGVFRNGLTLMGVSSIYQVLVTGVLVIVAVALDQWSRQP
- a CDS encoding sugar ABC transporter substrate-binding protein, with protein sequence MNDVRWSVAAVVTALVAIGGCRSGDSQPVIGLITKTETNPFFVTMKQGAEAAAAAQGFRLLTGAGKNDGDNAAQVTAIENMVAAGAKTILITVNDSKAIVPAIRKARAQGVLMIALDSPADPPDATDGLFATDNYRAGELIGEYAKAALGNRAPRIATLDLLPGHPVGAQRHNGFLKGIGLPTNARTSNELASPSEVVCMADSYGDRAKGQTGMENCLQKNPDINVVYTINEPTAAGAFNALERAGKAASVVLVSVDGGCQGIKAIQAGRLGATAQQYPHKMAQMGVDAAVRFAKTGTKPSGYTDTGVQLITARPLTGVPSVTADSALAVCWGDR
- a CDS encoding gluconate 2-dehydrogenase subunit 3 family protein yields the protein MHRREAIKRVSAMLGGVALVGGSALWTACSPDRPRDGTSGTSGIGTFTPADIAYLDEIADTILPDTEKSPGAKAAHVGAFLALMVTDCYTTRDQEIFRTGLTQLNQACVTAHATSFVAATPAQRLSLLESVDRDAKAYMAGKTAEQPTHYFRMIKELTLLGFFTSEIGYTKAMRYVESPGRFDPCAPYTKGETTWASHA
- a CDS encoding GMC family oxidoreductase, with protein sequence MQTTEYDAIVVGSGISGGWAAKELTEKGLNVLVLERGRNIEHIKDYVNAFKPTWAYPHRGGRTQEMIAHYPVLKRDYPLQETNLDFWVDDRESPYTEVKRFDWFRGYHVGGKSLMWGRQSYRWSTFDFAANAKDGIATDWPIRYHDLAPWYDYVEKFAGIAGSREGMPQLPDGQFQPAMPLNCAEELVAGRLQKLFNGKRRIIPGRTANLTEPLPGRNRCQSRNACWLGCPYGAYFSSQSSTLPAAVKTGRMTMKIWSIVTEVLYDRDRKRASGVRVLDAITNQVTDYQAKIVFLCASTLNSTWLLMRSATDIWPGGLGSSSGELGHNLMDHHFRLGASGTLEGMEDKYIYGSRPTGFYVPRYRNLFGDKRGYLRGFGYQGGAGRSNWQRAVAELGIGGDFKDAAAQPGAWGIGATAFGEMLPDHGNQISLDPTRKDKWGLPVLKIDCATGENERLMRVDMMADMADMLEQCGVKNVHTFDNGYFPGQGIHEMGTARMGVDPKTSVLNKHNQVWDAPNVFVTDGSAMTSAACQNPSLTYMALTARAADHAVAELSRRNL
- a CDS encoding FtsX-like permease family protein — protein: MANVPPGDALAAIQRDVVRRFPNVSSLDLTLVRQTVGSIVNRVVLAIRFLGVFSIAMGIPVLFSAVAATRRARLREGVLLRTLGASRAQVLRVLLAEYGALGALGALTGMLLAFAGAWGITHFVFHDPFDPAIAATAMIGGGMLLLTMAIGWLTSRDVYRATPMAAIRES